A part of Sus scrofa isolate TJ Tabasco breed Duroc chromosome 15, Sscrofa11.1, whole genome shotgun sequence genomic DNA contains:
- the NCL gene encoding nucleolin isoform X1 gives MVKLAKAGKNQGDPKKMAPPPKEVEEDSEDEEMSDDEEDDSSGEEVIIPQKKGKKATPTPAKKVMVSPTKKVAAATPAKKAVVTPGKKAAATPAKKTVTPAKAVATPGKKGATPAKALVATSGKKGAAAPAKGAKNGKNAKKEDSDEEDEDDSEEDEEDEEEDEDDFEPAVVKGAAAAAAPASDDEEEEEDEDEDEDEDEDDEEEEDDSEEEAMETVPAKGKKAPAKAVPVKAKSTAEDEDEEEDEEDEEDEEDDDEDEDEEEDEEEEEDEEDEDEDEEEEEEEPVKEAPGKRKKEMAKQKAAPEAKKQKVEATEPTTSFNLFVGNLNFSKSASELKTGISDVFAKNDLAVVDVRIGVSRKFGYVDFESAEDLEKALELTGLKVFGNEIKLEKPKGKDSKKDRDARTLLAKNLPYKVTQDELKEVFEDAVEIRLVSKDGKSKGIAYIEFKTEADAEKTLEEKQGTEIDGRSISLYYTGEKGQNQDFRGGKNSTWSGESKTLVLSNLAYSATEETLQEVFEKATFIKVPQNQNGKSKGYAFIEFASFEDAKEALNSCNKREIEGRAIRLELQGPRGSPNARSQPSKTLFVKGLSEETTEETLKESFDGSIRARIVTDRETGSSKGFGFVDFNSEEDAKAAKEAMEDGEIDGNKVTLDWAKPKGEGGFGGRGGGRGGFGGRGGGRGGRGGFGGRGRGGFGGRGGFRGGRGGGGGDHKPQGKKTKFE, from the exons GCCGGTAAAAATCAAGGCGACCCCAAGAAAATGGCTCCTCCCCCAAAGGAGGTAGAAGAAGACAGTGAAGATGAAGAAATGTCAGACGATGAGGAGGATGATAGCAGCGGAGAAGAG GTTATTATTCCTCAGAAGAAAGGCAAAAAGGCTACCCCAACTCCCGCAAAGAAGGTGATGGTTTCCCCCACAAAAAAGGTTGCGGCTGCCACACCGGCCAAGAAAGCAGTTGTCACTCCTGGCAAAAAGGCAGCGGCTACACCAGCCAAGAAGACAGTTACACCTGCCAAAGCAGTAGCCACACCTGGCAAGAAGGGAGCCACACCAGCCAAAGCATTGGTGGCAACCTCTGGTAAGAAGGGAGCAGCCGCTCCAGCTAAGGGGGCAAAGAATGGCAAGAATGCCAAGAAAGAAGACAGTGATGAGGAAGACGAAGACGACAGCGAAGAGGATGAGGAGGACGAAGAGGAGGACGAGGACGACTTTGAGCCAGCAGTGGTGaaaggagctgctgctgctgctgctccggCCTCcgatgatgaggaggaggaggaggatgaagatgaggatgaggacgaggacgaggatgacgaggaggaggaagatg actctgaAGAAGAAGCTATGGAGACGGTAccagccaaagggaaaaaagcccCGGCAAAAGCTGTTCCTGTGAAGGCCAAGAGCACTGCTGAGGATGAAGATGaagaggaggacgaggaggacgaggaggatgaagaggatgATGATGAGGACGAGGATGaagaggaggacgaggaggaggaggaggatgaggaagatgaagacgaggacgaggaggaggaggaggaag AGCCTGTCAAAGAAGCACCTGGAAAACGAAAGAAGGAGATGGCCAAACAGAAAGCAGCTCCTGAAGCCAAGAAACAGAAGGTGGAAG CCACAGAACCAACTACGTCTTTCAATCTCTTTGTTGGAAACCTGAACTTCAGCAAATCTGCTTCTGAATTAAAAACGGGTATCAGTGACGTTTTTGCTAAAAATGATCTTGCTGTTGTCGACGTCAGAATTGGTGTGTCTAG GAAGTTTGGCTATGTGGATTTTGAATCTGCTGAAGACCTGGAAAAAGCCTTGGAACTCACTGGTTTAAAAGTCTTTGGCaatgaaattaaactagaaaaaccaaagggaaaagacAGTAAGAAAG ATCGAGATGCGAGGACGCTTTTGGCTAAAAATCTGCCTTATAAAGTTACTCAGGATGAATTAAAAGAAGTCTTTGAAGATGCCGTGGAGATCAGATTAGTCAGCAAGGATGGAAAGAGTAAAGG gATTGCTTATATAGAATTTAAGACAGAAGCTGATGCAGAGAAAACCTTGGAAGAAAAGCAGGGAACAGAAATAGATGGGCGATCCATTTCCCTGTACTACACTGGAGAGAAAGGTCAAAATCAAGACTTTAGAGGTGGAAAGAATAGCACTTGGAGTG GTGAATCAAAAACTCTGGTTCTAAGCAACCTCGCCTATAGTGCCACAGAAGAAACCCTTCAGGAAGTATTTGAGAAGGCAACGTTTATCAAAGTGCCCCAGAACCAAAACGGCAAATCTAAAGG GTATGCATTTATAGAATTTGCTTCGTTTGAAGATGCTAAAGAAGCTTTAAATTCATGTAATAAAAGGGAAATTGAGGGCAGAGCCATCAGACTGGAGTTGCAAGGACCCAGGGGATCACCTAACGCAAGAAGCC aGCCATCCAAAACTCTGTTTGTGAAAGGTCTGTCCGAGGAAACCACAGAAGAGACATTAAAGGAGTCGTTTGACGGCTCTATTCGTGCAAGGATCGTCACTGACCGGGAGACTGGGTCCTCCAAGGG GTTTGGTTTTGTGGACTTCAACAGTGAGGAAGATGCCAAAGCCGCCAAGGAGGCCATGGAAGATGGTGAAATTGATGGAAACAAAGTTACTTTGGACTGGGCCAAGCCTAAGGGCGAAGGTGGCTTCGGTGGccgaggaggaggcaggggcggCTTTGGAGGTCGaggtggtggcagaggtggcCGCGGTGGATTTGGTGGCAGAGGCCGGGGAGGCTTTGGAG GGCGAGGCGGCTTccgaggaggcagaggaggaggaggaggagaccacAAGCCACAAGGAAAGAAGACCAAGTTTGAATAG
- the NCL gene encoding nucleolin isoform X2, with amino-acid sequence MVKLAKAGKNQGDPKKMAPPPKEVEEDSEDEEMSDDEEDDSSGEEVIIPQKKGKKATPTPAKKVMVSPTKKVAAATPAKKAVVTPGKKAAATPAKKTVTPAKAVATPGKKGATPAKALVATSGKKGAAAPAKGAKNGKNAKKEDSDEEDEDDSEEDEEDEEEDEDDFEPAVVKGAAAAAAPASDDEEEEEDEDEDEDEDEDDEEEEDDSEEEAMETVPAKGKKAPAKAVPVKAKSTAEDEDEEEDEEDEEDEEDDDEDEDEEEDEEEEEDEEDEDEDEEEEEEEPVKEAPGKRKKEMAKQKAAPEAKKQKVEATEPTTSFNLFVGNLNFSKSASELKTGISDVFAKNDLAVVDVRIGVSRKFGYVDFESAEDLEKALELTGLKVFGNEIKLEKPKGKDSKKDRDARTLLAKNLPYKVTQDELKEVFEDAVEIRLVSKDGKSKGIAYIEFKTEADAEKTLEEKQGTEIDGRSISLYYTGEKGQNQDFRGGKNSTWSGESKTLVLSNLAYSATEETLQEVFEKATFIKVPQNQNGKSKGYAFIEFASFEDAKEALNSCNKREIEGRAIRLELQGPRGSPNARSQPSKTLFVKGLSEETTEETLKESFDGSIRARIVTDRETGSSKGFGFVDFNSEEDAKAAKEAMEDGEIDGNKVTLDWAKPKGEGGFGGRGGGRGGFGGRGGFRGGRGGGGGDHKPQGKKTKFE; translated from the exons GCCGGTAAAAATCAAGGCGACCCCAAGAAAATGGCTCCTCCCCCAAAGGAGGTAGAAGAAGACAGTGAAGATGAAGAAATGTCAGACGATGAGGAGGATGATAGCAGCGGAGAAGAG GTTATTATTCCTCAGAAGAAAGGCAAAAAGGCTACCCCAACTCCCGCAAAGAAGGTGATGGTTTCCCCCACAAAAAAGGTTGCGGCTGCCACACCGGCCAAGAAAGCAGTTGTCACTCCTGGCAAAAAGGCAGCGGCTACACCAGCCAAGAAGACAGTTACACCTGCCAAAGCAGTAGCCACACCTGGCAAGAAGGGAGCCACACCAGCCAAAGCATTGGTGGCAACCTCTGGTAAGAAGGGAGCAGCCGCTCCAGCTAAGGGGGCAAAGAATGGCAAGAATGCCAAGAAAGAAGACAGTGATGAGGAAGACGAAGACGACAGCGAAGAGGATGAGGAGGACGAAGAGGAGGACGAGGACGACTTTGAGCCAGCAGTGGTGaaaggagctgctgctgctgctgctccggCCTCcgatgatgaggaggaggaggaggatgaagatgaggatgaggacgaggacgaggatgacgaggaggaggaagatg actctgaAGAAGAAGCTATGGAGACGGTAccagccaaagggaaaaaagcccCGGCAAAAGCTGTTCCTGTGAAGGCCAAGAGCACTGCTGAGGATGAAGATGaagaggaggacgaggaggacgaggaggatgaagaggatgATGATGAGGACGAGGATGaagaggaggacgaggaggaggaggaggatgaggaagatgaagacgaggacgaggaggaggaggaggaag AGCCTGTCAAAGAAGCACCTGGAAAACGAAAGAAGGAGATGGCCAAACAGAAAGCAGCTCCTGAAGCCAAGAAACAGAAGGTGGAAG CCACAGAACCAACTACGTCTTTCAATCTCTTTGTTGGAAACCTGAACTTCAGCAAATCTGCTTCTGAATTAAAAACGGGTATCAGTGACGTTTTTGCTAAAAATGATCTTGCTGTTGTCGACGTCAGAATTGGTGTGTCTAG GAAGTTTGGCTATGTGGATTTTGAATCTGCTGAAGACCTGGAAAAAGCCTTGGAACTCACTGGTTTAAAAGTCTTTGGCaatgaaattaaactagaaaaaccaaagggaaaagacAGTAAGAAAG ATCGAGATGCGAGGACGCTTTTGGCTAAAAATCTGCCTTATAAAGTTACTCAGGATGAATTAAAAGAAGTCTTTGAAGATGCCGTGGAGATCAGATTAGTCAGCAAGGATGGAAAGAGTAAAGG gATTGCTTATATAGAATTTAAGACAGAAGCTGATGCAGAGAAAACCTTGGAAGAAAAGCAGGGAACAGAAATAGATGGGCGATCCATTTCCCTGTACTACACTGGAGAGAAAGGTCAAAATCAAGACTTTAGAGGTGGAAAGAATAGCACTTGGAGTG GTGAATCAAAAACTCTGGTTCTAAGCAACCTCGCCTATAGTGCCACAGAAGAAACCCTTCAGGAAGTATTTGAGAAGGCAACGTTTATCAAAGTGCCCCAGAACCAAAACGGCAAATCTAAAGG GTATGCATTTATAGAATTTGCTTCGTTTGAAGATGCTAAAGAAGCTTTAAATTCATGTAATAAAAGGGAAATTGAGGGCAGAGCCATCAGACTGGAGTTGCAAGGACCCAGGGGATCACCTAACGCAAGAAGCC aGCCATCCAAAACTCTGTTTGTGAAAGGTCTGTCCGAGGAAACCACAGAAGAGACATTAAAGGAGTCGTTTGACGGCTCTATTCGTGCAAGGATCGTCACTGACCGGGAGACTGGGTCCTCCAAGGG GTTTGGTTTTGTGGACTTCAACAGTGAGGAAGATGCCAAAGCCGCCAAGGAGGCCATGGAAGATGGTGAAATTGATGGAAACAAAGTTACTTTGGACTGGGCCAAGCCTAAGGGCGAAGGTGGCTTCGGTGGccgaggaggaggcaggggcggCTTTGGAG GGCGAGGCGGCTTccgaggaggcagaggaggaggaggaggagaccacAAGCCACAAGGAAAGAAGACCAAGTTTGAATAG